The stretch of DNA TCATTATTTATTGTTCTCTTGATTTGCATCTTCTTTTATCTATTGCAGAGTTTGCCCCTAGGGTCCAAGATTCCATATGTTTTACTTGTGTATGAGGCTGAAGaattttgtaatcttgttgCTAATAAAGAACTTCTAGAAAACGTCTCCAGGACGAATACCCATCTTATACAGTATGCTACCTCACCAATAAGTTATTGTCCTACGTAAACAAAAAGTGCGTTTGAGAAGGTGAATTTTTCTTGCATTAATGTTTCAATCCTGAATGAAGCTGAAAAATCTATCTTCTAGGGAGAGGATTGAGTATAAGGACCCTGCAAATGGCAGTGGTTGGAGTAAGCCTCCTATTGATGAGGTACTACAGTTCCTAATGAAAATGTGTTTAGAGGAAAACCCCTTAATCCTTCATTTATGTCCTTAGTAAAGATCTGATGTGTTACAGGCAATTGCAAAATTAACTACTCACTATATTGGAGTACATTCAAGGCATTGTGTAGATGAGGCTGAGGTGGCTGAACATGTTGCTCGTTTAACAAGTAATCTGGCCTATTGCCAAGTCAGGTGCTAATATCTATgctatttgaattttgaattttgtttccaAAGAACTCTTTGCTGACGTCCTTGATTTTGAAGTAAACTGTCTATTGTCTAATGCGCAGGGATAAGTTAACTCGGTGGTCAGTATGCGCTGCTAATACATTAATGTCCCAGAAGGGAGCTGATAAGCACTTGATTAGAGAGAGTCTGTGGTAGAGTAATCCAGACCCATTTCAATTTGAATCTTTTATATATCACCTTCTTTGTTTAATCAGTAAGTATGCATTGGGTCAATAGGTTGAAAGTGTTGGTAGCAATACCAAAGGTACCGCCAAGATACGCTTTAGCAGTGTCAAAGAGATACCCATCCTTGAAGTCTCTTCTTGAGGTTTATATGAATCCTAACATGTCGGTGAGTAAACACGTACTAGGGGTTTGACTTCTCAGTTTGTTTCTAATGGCTTCTGATACAAATGGTATGATGTGTTGTTGGTTAACAAATTGGGGAATAGGTTCATGAAAAGGAGTTTATACTAAAAGACTTGAAAGTGGAAAATTTAGTAGGAGAAGACAGAAAGGTAGGTGAGGCCTGTTCGAAGCGGATATACAGAGTGCTTATGTCTAAAGATGGAACCCTTAAGACTGATGACGTCGTAGATGGTGCTGCTTCCTTCACACTTCCTACATATGACTTAGACTAGAAGTAATAGAACATTAGTCTCATAACTTTCTTTGTCAGACAAAACAGAAGAATGATTGTGTCTgagatttgttttccttttgtatATGTATGCAAGTTAATTAGGTATTATCTGAAGTCCTTAATGTGTGCGTCCTGAGTCGTTTTATATATCTTGATTTTGTTAGTAAAGAAAGGTATTGTTGGTTCCGTCTCTGATGTTGCACATCTTAGTTTTCTCGAACAGCCTATTAGTGTTGGAACAGTCTGTTATTTCTTTTGCGGGTGTTTTTATAAGCTTTGGTGTTCCACTCTTGGTTTTGTGAAGGTCATATTTGATCTTGCTTCTCTGTATCTTGATACACAGATCCTTTTAGCTTTGTAGGAGGACACAATTTGAGTTGATTCACAAGAAAGTCTAAGAATATGTCAGGTTTCATCGTTGTCTCAGAAACGCTTTTATTGATTAGTTTTAACATTACATGACTAGAAAAGACCGCATATGCACATATTTTACAGAGATCTAGCCGGTACCGGTAACACCAAGATCCTGCTTCTTGTCATCTTTACCAGCACCAAAGACAGGTCCACCAAGACCAGCAGCATCAGAGACCTTATCTTGAAGCTTGTCAACTTGAATCCCACCTTCGTCATCCTTTGACTTTAAATCAAGCTTCGTCTTGTTTTGTCCTCCTTCCACCGACTCATACGTCGTAGCAGTTCTTGACCCCATCGGCTCTGCTCCTTGTGCTCCCGACATTGTTACCCGATCTCTCAAACTCAATTACCCCTCTTGTCCACACCAAAACTAATTTATATCCTCAAGCCATGGTCTTGAAATCTGCCACATGGCCAATACGTGGCAGTTCTTCAGAAGTATCTTGCTGGTCACGTGTCGCAACTCGCAAGTGACTCAAAAGAACTCGGCTTTGACCCTTATCATCTGTTTAAATACGCTTCTTGATTTGTTCCTGAATTAGTCTTCATTCCTAATCTGTCTCTCACAAGGTGTTACACGATCCTCTACAGTTTTGTCTATTGCAATATGATCGATCCTGGACCCCTGGTTACATTATTTGCTCATCAAAACAACTATATATACTCCATACCAAGTCCAACAATTGGAGAGCTCACTATTAAATCAGGTATACAATTAAGGAGAAATCAAACTTGGCAATCAGAATAATGAAAACCACAAATCCAAGatccaacaaataaaacatgttgCAAACTCAATCCACAGTTCCACACAATGGTGGTAGATCATAAACATAAGTAGAAGATGAGAGAATTTGAAAACATAACTTTAGTTCACTGAAGTTGCATGAAAGAGAGGGAGTTTGGCATACAATTTTTAGATTCATCACAGTCGATCGAGTCGAGTCTTTCAATACGCCACCTTCTATTTGTATACATAAACGAGTAGAGTTTGAGCCATAAACCTTATATAATAAGGGAGTAGTTTTCAGTATTCAATTTCAGAGAGGTGAAGGAAAACgaaactaagaagaagagtcacTGGCTTCGGTCACATCATCTTCTGCActacaagaagaaaatgagaggaACATATTGAGTCATAACATAATATGTGGTTAAATTCAGAGAGGGAGGAAAAACATTACTCACAAAGACTGATCACAACTTAACAAGGTCATGGAGGTCACGCTCAAGGTACATAAGATAGATGTCTTGAAGTTGCTCCTCTTCTGTTGCTTCCTCACGGTCGTCCTGtttgaatccaaaataaaacaattaagtGACGAATTAATtaactgaaatatttttttttgtttgtttaaatgtttacaaaataatcGGTTACCGTAGACATGATTTTTTCAGTGTCAAATCCTTTCTCGCAATGATAACATGAGTAGAATATATTATCCATGTATGTATCACGGACAGACCATTTGTCTCTGTAAGAAGTATATCCCTGTGTGAGAGTATGTTGATGCTGTTGGTTCTTCACATTAGATGGTAACCCAATACACTGTACATGGGCGCTGAACTTACAATCAATACATCCGTAGTAAGACACACCACAAGGTCTAGTGCACACACTGCAAGCTTGAGTCACCCTCAAATCATTGTTCCAAAAGTTATAGAGATAGTGACTATGAGACTTGATCTTGCTTGGTACTATCCCTGCTTTGAtgcaatcaatatggaaattGATTTTGCAAAGCGAACAATGATAGCCATACTTTGTTGTAATATTCATTTGGCAGGCAGTGCACTTGGATTCACTTTCAAGTGAAATTATTGCTAGCATGTGATCAGAATGAAGTGGATGACCAACTAATACTTGCCTCCCAACTTGGATACACAAAGGGTGGTATATATCGTCACACGTCACACATGAAAAAGCTTTTCCACAAAACTTCTCACCACAAATAGAACAAGCGATAGGATATGACCTTGAGACGATAAGTTGAAACAAGCTATGTTTGTCTTGTATGCAAAGCTCTACCAATGTTCCAATGATTTTCTGACCCATGTGTAATGCACCAtgcattttcttatttttcaaaacGCAACTGATGTCGATGATAAAATTGCATGTACGACAGAAGAGATTGAACCCTTCTACATTCTTTTTGCATGACTCACACTTTCTTGCCATCCATCTTGGGGAATTTGGTAGAAGGGTCAGAGAATGGTTCAAATGAAATTGATGCCTAGATGGCCGCCCAAGCTCTGCACAAAAATCATGTGACTGGAAGCTACATGTCTCACATTTGCAAGGATTATCATGTATCTTTGTACCACACATGC from Camelina sativa cultivar DH55 chromosome 9, Cs, whole genome shotgun sequence encodes:
- the LOC104713630 gene encoding uncharacterized protein LOC104713630 produces the protein MSGAQGAEPMGSRTATTYESVEGGQNKTKLDLKSKDDEGGIQVDKLQDKVSDAAGLGGPVFGAGKDDKKQDLGVTGTG